Below is a window of Podarcis muralis chromosome 5, rPodMur119.hap1.1, whole genome shotgun sequence DNA.
CCGTGGGCAACTCTCTGCATTTCACAACGGTGTTCATTTGATTCCCACATTGCATGGGGTTGACTCGAAGAttctaggacccttgtacctatgggacctcccacggaggaccttatggtcttcaaacaaaaacaccttgaaggtcccgggccacagggaggtttggctggcctcgaccagagccagggctttttcagctgtggctccgatctggtggaacactctgtcacaagggactagggccctgcgggacttgacatccttccgcagggcctgcaagacagagctgctccaCCAGGGCTttagccaaggcacagcctgaccccctcctttggtgattcttcacagaactctagcccaatggttgccattaatttgatttgaactgattttagaatgaattgattttagaatgctgtattatttgactctgagcccagctttgggctggtgagggcgggatataaataaaaaattattattattattattattattattattattattattattattgttatggtCTTTTCCATCTCTATGGTTCTATGTCCGTCtctgttctccctccctctcctcccccccacaaCTCAAAAGGAACTAACTGACAGAGCATAGTGTTGTTGTCGGGGAAGGATAAATCTGGGGGCACCCAATTAACTTTCCCAAGCCTGTCTCTTTCTCATTCTTTCTTTATgcgtctttctctctcctcctgatcCCTCTCCCCATCTCCTGCTACAACTTCCAGGGCATCTGAAAGTCATCCGGCTTGAGGAGAGACCAGTGCGTGGCGTCCACGTTCCTCATGTGCTTCTTGGCCAGGAATAGGGCCATCAGCTGCTTCCCTCGGCGGGCGAGGTGCTTCCCCACCCTGCAAGGGAAAGAGGGGCTCCCGTCCTCAAGGCTGTCTTTGTACTTCTGCAGCTCCTTGACACACCACTCGTCATTTATCCTGTACCGCTTGTAAACAGACTCCTCCTGTTTGGGGTTGGCAGCCCTGAGCCAGACCTGGACAGCTTCCAACCCGTCCTGGGACATGATTTCGGGGTAGCGATGCTCCAGGAGCTGCACTAGCAGCTCGTTGGCTCGGTTGCACCTGAGGTTGGTGATCTGGTCCTCCAGGCCAAACGGGCAGGTGGTGATGACCTCGTCTTTGGTCCTGCGGATCAGCAAGACGGGTCCCTGGTACCGGCACAGCTGCTCACCCACGTTGAGGTTGAAGTGCTCCTTCACCGTCCGAACCACCAGCTTCTTCCAACTCTTGGGCATGATGTTGAGGGCCAAGGGGAGCAGGTCGTCGAAAGTGGCGTCCAGCACCAGGGCTCCCAGAGACGGGTACGTCATGGCAGCCCACGTGGCCGAGTAGCCCCCTAAGGACCACCCGTACACAACAATGTCTTCTATGTTGAAGCCCAGACGGCAGGTGGCATACCGGATCACGACGTCCACCGCGTTGGCGTCGTTCTCCGGGTAAGGCTGGCCGGTGCTCCCAGCGAAACCGGGGTGGTTCCACCCCAGCACGGAGTACCCAGTCCTCAAGGGAGTGAAGAGGCAGCCCCACTGGTAGAAGCTGACGTTCCCCTCGCAGCAAACCACCAGCCGGTTCCCTCGCTGCTCCCCTTGTCCTTTCAGCTTGTCCCTCCGGTCCACAAACATGGTGTCAATCTTGTTCCCGTCGCGAGCCACCAGCTTGGCCCGCTTCCCATTGTAATCCTTCAAGAGGCGAGCTTGGCCCTTGGCCAGGACGGGCAACAGAGCTTGGTTCAGGAGGAAGACGGAGCCAGGGTAGATCAGCCAGCGGCCCAAAGAGTGCGCCATGATATAGCTGGCCCACTGGCCGGGCATTTGCTTGAAGTGGCGGAGGAGGTTCCAGCGTGAGACCCGGTGTCTGCTAGGGCCTCTTATCAAGGCCGAGGCCAGCGGACATGCTCTCGCCGCCGCTTTGACCAGGATCGGGCAGCCACTGTGGCCTCTGTTGCTACCACCATGGCTGGGCGGGCTGCCGTTGACGCCGGCCTCGTCCCACCGGAAGTCAACAGGCCAGTTGCTGAACTCAAAGTCGTAGCTGGCCATAAAATAGGTTTTGAATATGTGGGCCAGAGCCTTTGGAAAACAGAAGACGCACATGGAGAGAGATAATGGTTATCTTCTAGGAGAGGCATAAATTACATAAAAAGAGGTGTGGGCAAGGAAGGTTGCCCCACGGCAGATATTTCTGACGTCTCCAGAGCTTTCCCGTTGACGGATAGATTACTTCATAGGTACATGATGCGGGCTTTGGAACTGGTTGGAGCTCACCCCTTTGGCCATGGTGAAGTGGTCATTGGCGCCTGCCCATCAGGGCCCTCAGCACCCCTAGTCCACAGGGAAGTGTCACAATCAGTGAGGTCGTGCCTCCTTTGTGAACATCGCAGCAGGGCCAGCACTCAGAAGTAGCCAAACCAACCAGTCCTGGTGGCCCCAGATGAACGTTGAAAAGAGGACGGGCTGCGGTCCTTCCACACTGTTATTGCCCACACCTCCCTCGCTTTTTGCAGATGGCTTGGTCAGTGAATCACATCAACTCATTTGCCACGTTCTCCTCCAATCTTCAGGTAGTCAGTCCACCCTCCCCAAACCCTCCTTGGATATTCCGGCAACCGGAAGTTCATTCCAACTTTCTTTCGGAGCAAGGAGGAGGAATCAGGCTGTACGGGTGTGGATGTGCTttattttaattcccccccccccaacactcatATGATCAAGCTTTAAAACACTGCAGAGATGCTCTGCAGGGgagatggggggtggggtttgtgACATCATAACACAGCGGCCAATCAGGGCTGTGAACAGACAGGGTTCTGGTGGAAATTATAAGAACTTGGCTATTGTTGCCTTGGGCTGGAGAAGCCAAGGAAGAAACATAGTGGGTTTACATCCAGACGacagcaattaccgtatttttcgccctataggacgcacctagttttttgtgggggaaataaagaagaaaaaaaattccctcccccagctatctgcagcctagggagccctgcgggaactgatagcttcctgaagcctggagagcgagaggggtcggtgcgcactgacccctctcgctttccaagcttcagcgaaagcctgcattcgccccataggacgcacacagatttccccttcatttttggaggggggaaagtgcatcctatagggcgaaaaatatggtaggttgtttgcttgtttaacgCACATTCTTACGCACTCTCATTCGCTTCTGTAAGGTTACTGTATGCCCACAGTGAAACACAATCCCAGCCCCTCATGCCAAAATatcacatatttatttacttatttattttataataaaatatacacCATTTGATTGTAAAGCCTCAAaagtgatttacagtggtacctctggttacaaacttaatttgttccggaggtttgttcttaacctgaaaccgttcttaacctgaggtaccactttagctaatggggcctcccgctgccgccgtgccgccaccgcatgatttctgttctcatcctggggcaaagttcttaacccaaggtactacttccaggttagtggagtcttgtaacccaaagtgtttgtaacccaaggtgtttgtaacccgaggtaccacagtacaaacaagacaaaacaataaaacatcaataaGAAAAGTTAGCCACTGTGATTTAAATGTTCaaagaattaaaaataacaatagaTTAAAAACAGATGAATATTCGCATCAACTAAGGTTTTGTTGAAATAAGACTGTTTTAAAGATGCTTTGGGATTTAATGATggttgtagagcatgagactcttaatctcagcttcgagggttcgagccccatgttcggcaaaatattcctgcactacaggggggttgggctagatcatagctgtcaacgtttccctttttttaagggaaattcccttattctgaataggattcctcacaagaaaagggaaaagttgacagctatgggctagaAGATCCTTGTGTCCCCTCACACTTCTATGATTCCAGTCTGGCAAAAACACCTGAGGTTATTGACGTCTGAGGCATGACCTGGGGAGatttccagacacacagagagacctggaggggctggatttggcccctttacctgaggttccccactgtaGTTTtcattgaagagagagagagagcgactgAATGACCAACCTTGCTTTCTGAAAACCTGCATGTTCACATTCATCAGGTGGGCGTCAGGTGAAATCGCAGTTGTCTGCCTTGAGTCCATGAGACAGGGTGAgctatgaataataaataataaataataaataataaataataataataaatttttatttataccctgcccttcccggttcagaaaaccgggctcagggcagctaacaacaaatttaaaacacttaactgatgcaacaaaaaacagcataaaatagagTATAAAACGtggataacaataaattcagaattcaaaaatcagttttgggggggggggaaatccatccaataaacattagatgatcaccagggctagctggctaagttagtcctatttgggccagcgaggagaccaggggagaattagcggtgggatcccagagcaggtaatcttcataaaaagaggagaaggagggaaagaaggaaggggaataaaagatcaggctaagttcaaattgaaagccaggcggaatagctctgtcttacaggccctgcggaaggaagttaaatcctgcagggccctgtaTGCAGTTATAATGATATTAACACATACTGGCAGTTTTACAAGGGATGACTCTCTCTACTTGAACTTGGGGCTGTagccaactaaattctactcagagtagacccattgcaacTGCTTGTCCGGGTGGAggaaagaaataccgtattttttgctctataagactctataatgtgtgtgcgtcttatggagcgaatgcaggctgcgcagctatcccagaagccagaacagcaagagggatcgctgctttcactgcgcagcgatccctcttgctgttctggcttctgagattcagaatgattttttttcttgttttccttctccaaaacctaggtgcgtcttgtggtttggtgcgtcttatagagcaaaaaatacggtacatatgtgTGGAAGCAAGGCTATCTCAGGAAGGCAAATTTTACATTTGTTGCCCCCGCCCACCACTCAGAAGTGGCCCTCAGGAAGCTGTTCAtaagtggccctcaggctgagtgTGGCCCTCAGGTGCAAATCTTCACCTCTCCCTCCTACCCAGACTAAAGCTGGTCACACATTTGTATCTTGTTTCTCTTCAAcacccttcttcttccttctcctaccTCCCCTTTGCCAAATGTTAGACTGCAAGCTCCTTGGGGAAGAGACTTCTCTCTCCTTGCCTGTAGCTCTATAAATTGCCATAAACATCACTTATATAAAAAGGTAACAAAGCCTGAACTCTATTTTTTCCCCCTGTCTCAAGAAACTCTTAGCAAAATAGACATATGTGCCTAGCTCAATTATCTTTCCCCCTATTATTTTCGACAGAGACGTGTCTGATGTTTCAAGgccaaaatctttttcttctgctgGCCTTGGATTCTGCTGCCAGCCGCCACTCAGTTGCCCCCGAGTACCTGTCCCAGTTGTGACTAAGAGATAAATAATTGGAAAGAGGGGGAGCACAGCACTCAATAAGCCctaaagagggagggaaagttgTATCAAATAAAACGTTTTTGAAAACGTGTCATTAAATGAATGACACTGTTAGGAAAGGATTGTGTTAAATGACCCTCATGAAGCAAACACCTAGCAGCCAGCTTCAAGCACAAACTTTCTCTGTGGAACCCGCTACTAGTAACAGTTTAAGGGAAAAATAGAGGATTTCCCACAGacttctggctggcctctgtgagaacagggtgtcagactagatgggctatttgctctgatccagcaaggctcatcGTAATGTTGTTAGAAGGATAAGATACCTTATGTGTATCCCAAAGGTAGATatgcagaggaaggagggagggagaagattaGATTTCCCATTATCAGCCTGACCCTCGTGACATCACAGTTCAGTCCCAGTGATGTCATTGCCGTGGAACACTTAAGTGTGATGACATTATGCATTGCCTTTCTGCGGGTCCTGTAAGCGAAGCAGCACATGAGGAGCTGCAACCCTCAGGCATTTTAATGGTCCATCAAGGTTAGGGATGGGgagtctgtggccttccagatattgctggactacaactcccatcatctctacttGCcgcactggctggagctgatggataTGGGAGTCCAgcgatatctggagggccacaggatatCTGGAGGGCTCGATTGAGGCTCACATTGTTGGCATTTCCTCAGAGTTCTTGCAGaggtcttttccagctctgctacCTGAGCTGATCATCCTGCAAGACTCTGGGATCGGTTCTGGGCCATTCTGTAAACAATGTGCATGTCATCCCATTGGGTTAAGTCTCCTGCCCTAGGGGTGCATGAGGAAGTCGATTTTGGTGGGTTTCAGTGTGAACTGGCCTCATCTGCACCTCCTGGACTAATGCATGGATCAAGACATATTATCCAGCTATTTGGGAGCCTGTCCCTGTTAAGTATAATAGTTTAATAGACAATGAAATGAGAATATCTAAATGTGTATTGATGAAAAGGTTTAACGTGGGGGCTATATTAAAGCCAAGGAGAGCACTCTGAGCTCTCCCTGAGTTGATAATTATCTGTTTGCTGTTCTCTGGTAGCGAAcatgtgagtgttgtaaccttagatcatgcGATGAtggtattgagttgcaaatctTTTGTCTCAAGGCTCTGGGAAGTAAGGACATGTAAAAGACCCTCTCtgactgagagagagaaaacaactcCAAGCTAAAAATGGAATCATGCCATATTTTGTAAGtcgctgagcctgtgctggacagcacaagacattgCATGGACAttttggatgtatcatttgatgtttctgttttattctgAAGAGTTCTGCTAGTAAAAATTTGAatatttatgggtctggacaatgatttcttccaaaaggagtcagttcttatccatccagtcacttcaaactgcatAAGACTAATATCTGCAACAGTCACATCAAAAACCCCTCACCTAAAGCCAGGTGTGATCCTTCCTGGGTCTGGGTCTGCTCCTGACTCTTGATGCATCTCTGTGGACTTGGAGACAAAGTCCAGCTTTCCTGCTCCCCTGACGGCTCTCTCTGTGCGATAGAGCTTCTCCACCACATCATCTGACAGAGAAATGGCCTTTCTGGCCTTTGAAGATCCAGACTCCTCACTCTGAACCAAGCCAGAGGAGAACTGGACCGTGAAACTTCCAGAGGGAGAATCTCAGTGGAGGGTCCAGCTTGAGTGACCCAgggtctcttccttccccttGTTGTCCTCATTGGAGACCTTGGGCAGAGCCATGGCATGGCCTCCTTGGAAATCCTACTTCAGGCCAATTTTGCTTTCCAAAATCCAGCAGTTGGAAACCCCTCAGAGATGGCAGGGAGAATATCCTGGCTCTGGAAATCTCTCCACAGAAAGGCTCATCTGGTGCTGAGCTAGATGTCTTTCTAAGACTAGGTGAAATTCTCTTTATTTGCCTGGGGACTTTTATGTTGGTCAGTAATCCTGTTGTGTCTTTCCTGTGGTGACTCCCCAATTGTGGATGCTTTCTCCAGAGAGGCTGGCTTGGCGCCAACATTGCATGTTTTTAGACACCaggaaaaaacattcctctttaaccaggcctgtggctattaaataatctctccccccccaatgATTTTTATTAGATCTTCC
It encodes the following:
- the ABHD16B gene encoding ABHD16B, whose translation is MCVFCFPKALAHIFKTYFMASYDFEFSNWPVDFRWDEAGVNGSPPSHGGSNRGHSGCPILVKAAARACPLASALIRGPSRHRVSRWNLLRHFKQMPGQWASYIMAHSLGRWLIYPGSVFLLNQALLPVLAKGQARLLKDYNGKRAKLVARDGNKIDTMFVDRRDKLKGQGEQRGNRLVVCCEGNVSFYQWGCLFTPLRTGYSVLGWNHPGFAGSTGQPYPENDANAVDVVIRYATCRLGFNIEDIVVYGWSLGGYSATWAAMTYPSLGALVLDATFDDLLPLALNIMPKSWKKLVVRTVKEHFNLNVGEQLCRYQGPVLLIRRTKDEVITTCPFGLEDQITNLRCNRANELLVQLLEHRYPEIMSQDGLEAVQVWLRAANPKQEESVYKRYRINDEWCVKELQKYKDSLEDGSPSFPCRVGKHLARRGKQLMALFLAKKHMRNVDATHWSLLKPDDFQMPWKL